Proteins encoded by one window of Sulfurospirillum barnesii SES-3:
- the gatB gene encoding Asp-tRNA(Asn)/Glu-tRNA(Gln) amidotransferase subunit GatB has product MQFEVVIGLEVHAQLNTKTKIFCSCPTSFGDEPNTNVCEVCLGLPGALPVLNKEVVKKAIALGTAINATINQKSIFNRKNYFYPDLPKGYQISQFEIPIVENGEIVIDFEDGSKKRIGVTRAHLEEDAGKNIHHGSVSHVDLNRAGTPLLEIVSEPDMRSAEEAVLYLKKLHAILRYLDISDANMQEGSFRCDANVSIRPKGDTKLYTRAEIKNLNSFKFIQKAIEYEVARQSEAWEDGVYEREVVQETRLYDTEKNETRSMRGKEDSAEYRYFPDPDLLPVLIPDAMLAECIQIPELPDQKRDRLVCEYGIKEYDANVITSSVEMAHFYETMIREGAGAKNSVTWLTVELLARLNHGLTLSTSPIDAVKLAQLVKRIEDGTISGKAAKEVLDYLMEHEISVDEAIETLGLKQVSDDGAILAIIDAIISSNADKVTEYRSGKDKLFGFFVGQTMKESKGAANPTKVNELLKSRLDV; this is encoded by the coding sequence ATGCAATTTGAAGTTGTGATTGGACTTGAAGTTCATGCTCAATTAAATACAAAAACAAAAATTTTTTGCAGTTGTCCAACCAGTTTTGGAGATGAACCCAATACCAATGTATGTGAAGTATGTTTAGGGCTTCCTGGGGCATTACCTGTTTTAAATAAAGAAGTTGTTAAAAAAGCGATTGCTTTAGGTACAGCCATCAATGCGACCATCAATCAAAAATCCATTTTTAACCGTAAAAACTATTTTTACCCAGACCTTCCTAAAGGGTATCAGATTAGTCAGTTTGAAATTCCTATTGTTGAAAATGGTGAAATTGTGATTGATTTTGAAGATGGAAGCAAAAAACGTATTGGTGTAACACGTGCGCACCTTGAAGAAGATGCAGGAAAGAATATTCACCACGGCAGTGTCTCTCACGTCGATTTAAACCGTGCAGGAACACCGCTTCTTGAAATTGTAAGTGAGCCTGATATGCGAAGTGCGGAAGAGGCTGTTTTATATCTCAAAAAACTTCATGCCATTTTGCGTTATCTTGACATCAGTGATGCCAATATGCAAGAGGGAAGTTTTCGCTGTGATGCAAACGTTTCTATCCGTCCCAAAGGCGATACAAAACTGTATACCAGAGCGGAGATTAAAAATCTAAACTCTTTTAAATTTATTCAAAAAGCCATTGAGTATGAAGTTGCACGTCAAAGTGAGGCGTGGGAAGATGGTGTGTATGAGCGAGAAGTGGTTCAAGAAACCAGACTGTACGATACCGAAAAAAATGAAACCAGAAGCATGAGAGGCAAAGAGGATAGTGCGGAATACCGTTATTTTCCAGATCCTGATTTGTTGCCTGTGCTGATTCCTGATGCGATGTTGGCTGAGTGTATCCAAATCCCAGAACTTCCTGATCAAAAACGAGATCGTTTGGTTTGTGAATATGGTATTAAAGAATACGATGCGAACGTCATTACCTCTAGTGTTGAAATGGCGCATTTTTATGAAACAATGATTCGTGAGGGTGCAGGTGCGAAAAATTCAGTGACGTGGTTAACGGTTGAATTGCTGGCTCGTCTAAACCATGGACTAACACTTAGCACTTCACCCATTGATGCCGTAAAACTTGCGCAATTGGTCAAACGCATTGAAGATGGAACGATTAGTGGTAAGGCAGCTAAAGAGGTGTTGGATTATTTAATGGAACATGAAATCAGTGTTGATGAAGCCATTGAAACATTAGGACTCAAACAAGTGAGTGATGATGGTGCTATTTTAGCCATTATTGATGCAATTATCAGTAGCAATGCAGACAAAGTTACAGAATATCGAAGTGGTAAAGATAAACTCTTTGGTTTCTTTGTGGGGCAGACTATGAAAGAGAGTAAAGGGGCTGCCAATCCTACAAAAGTGAATGAATTACTTAAATCCAGACTTGATGTGTAA
- a CDS encoding F0F1 ATP synthase subunit A → MGEIFTFLGLINHSHDFIIASHVVLVALISLGLAKMATSKMQLVPSGVQNVMEAYLLAVNNMGKGIVGDELARKYLPLVATLGFIVGISNMIGIIPGFEAPTSNLNVTLTLAIIVFVYYHFEGIRANGVIHYFAHFMGPVKLLAPLMFPIEIVSHCSRLVSLSFRLFGNIKGDDLFLAVVLMLAPWIAPLPAYVLLTFAGLLQAFIFMILTYVYLAGAVLISEEH, encoded by the coding sequence ATGGGTGAAATTTTTACATTTTTAGGTCTTATTAACCACTCTCACGACTTTATTATTGCCTCCCACGTTGTGTTGGTCGCCTTGATAAGTCTTGGATTGGCGAAGATGGCAACATCAAAAATGCAACTCGTGCCAAGCGGTGTTCAAAATGTGATGGAAGCGTATTTGCTAGCGGTGAACAACATGGGTAAAGGTATTGTGGGCGATGAGTTAGCTCGTAAATATTTGCCATTGGTTGCAACACTTGGTTTTATCGTAGGTATTTCCAATATGATTGGTATTATCCCAGGATTTGAAGCGCCAACAAGCAATTTAAATGTTACATTAACGCTTGCTATTATTGTATTTGTGTATTACCACTTTGAGGGTATTAGAGCCAATGGTGTGATTCACTATTTTGCACATTTTATGGGTCCTGTAAAATTATTAGCTCCTTTAATGTTCCCTATTGAGATTGTTTCACACTGTTCTCGTCTGGTCTCTTTGTCTTTTCGTCTTTTTGGTAACATCAAGGGTGATGATCTTTTCTTGGCGGTTGTTTTAATGCTTGCACCATGGATTGCACCGCTTCCTGCATACGTTTTATTAACTTTTGCGGGTTTATTACAAGCGTTCATTTTTATGATTTTGACGTATGTGTATCTTGCAGGTGCTGTTTTAATCAGTGAAGAACACTAA
- a CDS encoding SulP family inorganic anion transporter — protein sequence MNVKYWLPRSFTILQEGYSARHFSSDIVAGSTVAIIALPLAMAFAIASGVGPEKGLFTAIVAGFIISLLGGSRYQIGGPTGAFVVVLYTVILKHGYDGLLMATFLAGLMLFLMGAFKLGSIIKFIPYPVTVGFTTGIALIIFSSQMKDFFGLPVATMPAEFIEQWKLYSTQLSHINYYALTIGVVSIFLLIKLRHAFPKIPAPIIVIVLSSFMVYVFNLPVETIGSKFGELPSTLPSPQLPSFSFEKIRLVFPDAITIALLGAIESLLSCVVADGMTGDRHHSNKELMAQGAANVASVFFGGIAATGAIARTATNIKSGAYSPISGMIHAIMLLVFMFVFSQLIVLIPLSALAAILVVVAWNMSEFHHFKAIALKSERNDTVVLLITFLLTVLIDLNTGVQTGIMLAGLLFIKRMIDVTGIIDKKDQIRMPFDSADEPYETEDAFAISKKNIPQGVEVYEIDGPFFFGVADRLKNVLNEIAQNPKVFILRMRHVPMVDATGLHALEEFLDLCKNNQTILVLSGVNEHIKLKLKRMKLEEKIGHENITDNIDHALIRANELLKKEPYNALREH from the coding sequence ATGAATGTAAAATATTGGCTCCCAAGGAGCTTTACAATTCTACAAGAAGGTTATTCTGCTCGTCATTTCTCTTCCGATATAGTAGCAGGTTCCACAGTTGCGATTATCGCTTTACCTTTAGCTATGGCCTTTGCAATTGCCAGCGGTGTTGGTCCTGAAAAGGGTCTTTTTACAGCTATTGTAGCTGGGTTTATTATCTCTTTATTAGGGGGAAGTAGGTATCAGATTGGAGGTCCTACGGGGGCTTTTGTTGTGGTACTTTATACGGTTATTTTGAAACACGGTTATGATGGTTTGCTCATGGCAACATTTTTAGCAGGGCTTATGTTGTTTTTAATGGGAGCCTTTAAGCTAGGCAGTATCATTAAATTTATTCCTTATCCTGTAACGGTTGGTTTTACCACAGGTATTGCTCTGATTATCTTTTCTTCACAAATGAAAGATTTTTTTGGATTACCTGTCGCTACGATGCCTGCAGAATTTATAGAACAATGGAAGCTTTACTCTACGCAACTTTCTCACATTAATTATTACGCATTGACGATAGGTGTAGTAAGTATTTTTTTATTGATAAAATTGCGCCATGCCTTTCCCAAAATTCCAGCGCCTATTATTGTAATTGTATTATCATCGTTTATGGTGTATGTTTTTAATTTACCTGTAGAAACCATAGGTTCTAAATTTGGAGAATTACCCTCAACATTGCCATCGCCGCAGCTTCCCTCTTTTTCGTTTGAAAAAATACGTTTAGTCTTTCCTGATGCGATTACCATTGCACTTCTAGGTGCTATTGAATCTTTGCTTTCTTGTGTCGTGGCAGATGGTATGACAGGAGATCGTCATCATTCCAATAAAGAGTTAATGGCACAAGGTGCTGCGAATGTTGCTTCTGTTTTTTTTGGAGGGATTGCCGCAACAGGAGCAATTGCTCGTACGGCGACCAATATTAAGTCGGGTGCTTATAGCCCTATTTCAGGAATGATTCATGCAATCATGTTGTTGGTATTTATGTTTGTATTTTCACAATTGATTGTTTTAATTCCTCTTTCTGCGTTGGCTGCAATTTTAGTCGTTGTTGCATGGAATATGAGTGAATTTCACCATTTTAAGGCGATTGCTTTAAAATCAGAACGTAACGATACGGTTGTCCTTTTAATCACGTTTCTTTTAACCGTTTTGATTGATTTAAATACGGGTGTTCAAACAGGTATTATGTTGGCAGGGCTATTGTTTATTAAACGAATGATTGATGTTACAGGTATTATTGACAAGAAAGATCAAATTCGTATGCCTTTTGATAGTGCAGATGAACCGTATGAAACAGAGGATGCTTTTGCCATTTCTAAAAAAAATATCCCTCAAGGTGTTGAAGTCTATGAAATTGATGGTCCTTTCTTTTTTGGTGTTGCAGATCGCCTGAAAAATGTTTTAAATGAAATTGCTCAAAATCCCAAAGTATTTATTTTACGGATGAGGCATGTACCTATGGTTGATGCAACAGGCTTGCATGCCTTAGAAGAGTTTTTGGATTTATGTAAAAACAATCAAACAATTCTTGTTCTTTCAGGGGTTAATGAACATATAAAACTCAAATTAAAACGAATGAAGTTAGAAGAGAAGATTGGTCATGAAAATATCACTGACAATATTGACCATGCCCTTATACGTGCCAATGAACTTTTAAAAAAGGAGCCATACAATGCCCTACGTGAACATTAA
- a CDS encoding glycoside hydrolase family 3 N-terminal domain-containing protein, translating to MMKSVLACFLCFVTLYAKAPSLEEMIAQMIVIGFDGEKEGDQWVEQIAKDIRREKIGGVILSQKNIQNPSQLKKLTYYLKAQSSKIPLIVAVEHDGTTPFQGFSPLLLAHDMVEKHDIVEAELVYQKSAQELASAGINLNFAPVLDLQEKRRSQSYSSLEEVVTSYANVFIRALKSEKIMPVVKYFPSAGENIANDFSTEATLSSWHFKQLKPYYDLIAFGGLDAVLISHAMVHDLDEKNPMIFSSLVIEHLLRQKMHFEGVVFANHLRTNSISNHVAFKERIIRAINAGVDIFVFPNYFADEASMPFTVQRTILDAIHKKELSEKRIELSYKRILKFKEKIRD from the coding sequence ATGATGAAAAGTGTGCTCGCTTGCTTTTTATGTTTTGTCACTTTGTATGCAAAAGCACCCTCGTTAGAAGAGATGATTGCTCAAATGATTGTTATTGGCTTTGATGGTGAAAAAGAGGGCGATCAATGGGTGGAACAAATCGCAAAAGATATTAGACGAGAAAAAATTGGCGGAGTCATTCTTAGCCAAAAAAATATCCAAAATCCTTCTCAGCTTAAAAAATTAACATATTATTTGAAAGCGCAAAGCAGTAAAATACCTCTTATTGTTGCGGTTGAACACGATGGTACGACTCCTTTTCAAGGCTTTAGCCCACTTCTTTTAGCCCACGACATGGTTGAAAAACATGATATTGTGGAAGCGGAGTTGGTGTATCAAAAAAGTGCTCAAGAATTAGCCAGTGCAGGTATTAATCTTAATTTTGCTCCCGTGCTTGATCTTCAAGAAAAGCGTAGAAGCCAAAGTTACTCTTCACTAGAAGAGGTTGTGACAAGCTATGCAAATGTATTTATTCGTGCGCTAAAATCTGAGAAAATTATGCCTGTTGTAAAGTATTTTCCAAGTGCAGGTGAGAACATAGCCAATGATTTCTCAACCGAAGCGACACTCTCTTCATGGCATTTTAAACAATTAAAACCTTATTATGATTTAATCGCATTTGGTGGCCTAGATGCTGTGCTTATCTCCCATGCGATGGTTCATGATTTGGATGAAAAAAATCCTATGATTTTCTCTTCCTTAGTGATTGAACATCTTTTGCGTCAAAAAATGCATTTTGAAGGTGTTGTTTTTGCTAACCATTTGCGTACCAATTCCATTTCAAATCACGTGGCATTTAAAGAGCGTATTATTCGTGCGATTAATGCAGGGGTAGATATTTTTGTCTTTCCTAATTATTTTGCGGATGAAGCCAGCATGCCTTTTACTGTACAACGAACGATTTTAGATGCTATACACAAAAAAGAGCTCAGTGAAAAACGTATAGAACTCTCTTATAAACGTATTTTAAAATTCAAAGAAAAAATAAGGGATTAA
- a CDS encoding TIGR02757 family protein — MTFEKISKLLNEESVKRNTSLELNAEHPDPLMIASAYPNEFSALVCALFAYGNAKAIVRFLQSLDFSLLDATEKEISTYLQHHYYRFQNAEDVAALFITLRRIKEQNISLETLFLPSYRKDGNVMDGLRSLIKELYEINPYRSRGYQFLLGTIPPARPQSPYKRWHMYLRWMVRKDNLDLGLWKEVHTKDLLMPLDTHTFTLGKKLGLIQRKSYDFQAVLELSRALKKIDPSDPIKYDFALYRLGQEKILP, encoded by the coding sequence ATGACGTTTGAAAAGATTTCAAAACTTTTAAACGAAGAGTCCGTAAAACGTAATACTTCTTTAGAACTTAATGCAGAACATCCTGATCCTTTAATGATAGCTTCTGCGTATCCTAATGAATTTAGTGCACTTGTGTGTGCTTTATTTGCTTATGGGAATGCAAAAGCGATTGTTCGTTTTTTACAAAGCTTAGATTTTTCATTATTGGATGCCACAGAAAAAGAGATTTCCACCTATTTACAACATCATTATTATCGCTTTCAAAATGCTGAGGATGTTGCAGCTTTATTTATAACCTTACGCCGTATTAAAGAACAAAATATCTCTTTGGAAACACTTTTCCTCCCTTCGTATCGTAAAGATGGAAATGTTATGGATGGGTTGCGTTCATTAATCAAAGAACTTTATGAAATTAACCCCTATCGTTCACGGGGGTATCAGTTTTTATTGGGTACAATTCCTCCTGCACGCCCGCAATCTCCTTATAAACGGTGGCATATGTATTTACGATGGATGGTTCGTAAGGATAATTTGGATTTGGGTTTATGGAAAGAGGTCCATACGAAAGATCTTTTAATGCCCTTAGATACACATACGTTTACATTAGGGAAAAAATTGGGATTGATTCAGCGAAAATCGTATGATTTTCAAGCTGTATTGGAGTTGAGCCGTGCACTCAAAAAGATTGATCCAAGTGATCCGATCAAGTACGATTTTGCTCTGTATCGCTTAGGTCAAGAAAAAATTCTACCTTAA
- a CDS encoding NAD(P)H-dependent glycerol-3-phosphate dehydrogenase, producing MNYLNPDLMCKLADVSIAVIGAGKWGQALQFALSRNVTCKITSRHTKPIEHFVSVEEALNCEYLIFALPAQVVRGWLEAHFTFHGQKILVAAKGIEQGSGAFLNEIFAHYVPKEHLSFLSGPSFASEVMQGLPTAVVINSSNEILSKEFASFFPSFMKTYTSKDVIGAEVCGAYKNVLAIASGICDGLKLGNNARASLIARGLVEMHRFGKYFGALDETFLGLSGAGDLFLTASSTLSRNYRVGLFLAEGKRLEDILLALGEVAEGVFTSEAICELSLKHTIYVPIAHEIALILKGKEPRESVRDLLAD from the coding sequence ATGAATTACTTAAATCCAGACTTGATGTGTAAGTTGGCTGACGTGAGTATAGCAGTTATTGGCGCTGGCAAATGGGGACAAGCGCTTCAATTTGCACTTTCTCGTAATGTTACATGTAAGATTACTTCACGCCACACTAAACCTATTGAACATTTTGTGAGTGTTGAAGAAGCGTTAAACTGTGAGTATCTTATTTTTGCACTTCCCGCACAAGTGGTGCGTGGTTGGTTGGAAGCGCATTTTACGTTTCATGGGCAAAAGATTTTGGTTGCGGCTAAAGGAATAGAACAGGGCAGTGGTGCGTTTTTGAATGAGATATTTGCGCACTATGTACCTAAAGAACATTTGAGTTTTTTATCAGGCCCTTCCTTTGCCAGTGAAGTGATGCAAGGATTGCCAACAGCTGTTGTCATTAACTCAAGCAATGAAATTCTTTCCAAAGAGTTTGCTTCTTTTTTCCCTTCGTTTATGAAGACATACACCTCCAAAGATGTTATTGGCGCAGAGGTGTGTGGGGCGTATAAAAATGTTTTAGCCATTGCTAGTGGTATTTGTGATGGGCTAAAGCTTGGAAATAATGCACGAGCAAGTTTAATTGCAAGAGGGCTTGTGGAGATGCATCGGTTTGGAAAATATTTTGGAGCCCTTGATGAGACATTTTTAGGACTTAGTGGTGCAGGTGATCTTTTTTTAACGGCTTCAAGCACACTTTCACGCAATTATCGCGTAGGGCTTTTTTTAGCTGAGGGTAAGAGGCTTGAGGATATTTTGCTTGCATTGGGTGAAGTGGCTGAGGGTGTTTTTACCTCAGAAGCCATTTGTGAACTCTCTTTAAAACATACCATTTATGTTCCCATCGCACATGAGATTGCGCTTATTTTAAAAGGCAAGGAACCTCGTGAAAGCGTGAGGGATCTTTTAGCGGATTGA
- a CDS encoding thiamine phosphate synthase, producing MIKSYLITDPLFYTSKTQVFLQKLLHVKHKHQPHYICLRDKQNVEYTALAKAVVEAGIQDTHTKLYLHTDFMLAYELGCDGVHLPSSALNMIEKAKALGLEVIVSTHTLEEINEAEKKGADAITFSPIFETPNKGKPLGLEKLKEINDKIGVKCFALGGIINEEHVKACESVGVYGFASIRFFID from the coding sequence ATGATCAAAAGCTATCTCATCACTGATCCTCTTTTTTATACTTCAAAGACTCAAGTATTTCTCCAAAAACTCTTACATGTAAAGCATAAACATCAGCCCCATTACATTTGCTTACGGGATAAACAAAATGTCGAGTATACAGCACTTGCTAAAGCAGTCGTAGAAGCAGGTATACAAGATACGCATACAAAACTCTATTTGCATACAGATTTTATGCTTGCGTACGAGCTAGGATGTGATGGTGTGCATTTGCCCTCAAGTGCACTGAACATGATTGAAAAAGCTAAAGCATTGGGCTTAGAGGTGATTGTAAGTACTCATACCTTAGAAGAGATAAATGAAGCAGAAAAAAAAGGTGCAGATGCGATTACGTTTAGTCCTATTTTTGAGACACCCAATAAAGGCAAACCTCTAGGTTTAGAGAAGTTGAAAGAAATAAATGATAAAATCGGAGTCAAATGTTTTGCGCTTGGTGGCATTATAAATGAAGAGCACGTGAAGGCTTGTGAGAGCGTTGGTGTGTATGGTTTTGCCTCAATTCGCTTTTTTATAGATTAA
- the flgK gene encoding flagellar hook-associated protein FlgK, with translation MSIFSTLNTGTSALNAAQVAVSTTSQNIANVDNAYYTRQRVTLTASNAINTRGVSIGTGVNVTSIVRIHDEFVFSKLRDSSTTLAYDSYSKQILEEVAKKFPDLDESGLSQNIANYFSAWNDLATNATEGSQKIALVQLASTLTSNIQSSKDSLRSLQSTLNDQLKTSVDEINSIGQQMADLNKQINMVEAEEGNYANDLRDKRDQLELTLANLIGVSVSKSNISSNTMIDANMTDSGTTYNINIAGASFVDGTSFNPIVIDNSNNKSSFYSIYTELEDGKRYDLTEILSGGKVGAILDLRGRVISSSENGGYPQDGTIQKYIDSLDTLAQTLITETNNIYAQSAQERMQSPLLDLKSNTSLQNAYNNIQNGTFDVIVYNSAGEAVARKTITVNSSTTMGDDTFSTSILTQINTSTDDNNDNNGLNDVDDYFQATFLDDGTFALSPIGNNTGYTIALEDNGSNFPGAIGVSQFFTGTNASDISVATQYKKDPSSMQGYSAPIDGNNKVANAMVQLQYSTLSFYSQNGSSVKETLSGYYSALTTKIGSDASAAGSSYSTNSALYNSIYEQHQSVSGVNKDEELANLIKYQSSYSAAAKIITTIDQMLETLLGIKS, from the coding sequence ATGAGTATCTTTAGCACACTCAACACAGGCACTTCGGCACTTAATGCTGCCCAAGTTGCTGTTTCAACCACCAGTCAAAATATTGCCAATGTTGATAATGCCTATTATACTCGCCAACGTGTTACCTTAACAGCCAGTAATGCGATTAATACCAGAGGTGTTAGCATTGGTACAGGTGTGAACGTAACCTCTATTGTACGGATACATGATGAGTTCGTTTTTTCAAAGCTACGAGATTCTTCAACAACCCTTGCATACGATAGCTATTCAAAACAGATATTAGAAGAGGTTGCTAAAAAATTTCCTGATTTAGATGAATCAGGTCTGTCTCAAAATATTGCAAACTATTTTTCTGCCTGGAATGACCTTGCAACCAATGCTACAGAGGGGTCCCAGAAAATTGCATTGGTGCAATTAGCCTCAACCTTGACTTCTAATATACAATCCAGTAAGGATTCGTTGCGTTCTCTACAAAGTACGTTGAATGACCAATTAAAAACTTCAGTCGATGAGATTAATAGTATTGGTCAACAAATGGCAGACCTCAATAAACAAATTAATATGGTTGAAGCCGAAGAGGGAAATTATGCTAATGATTTACGTGACAAAAGAGATCAGCTTGAATTAACATTAGCCAATCTTATTGGCGTTTCTGTTTCCAAAAGCAACATTAGCAGTAATACAATGATTGATGCGAATATGACAGATTCGGGAACAACGTATAATATTAATATTGCTGGGGCTTCTTTTGTGGATGGCACAAGCTTTAATCCGATTGTGATTGATAACAGTAACAATAAGAGTAGTTTCTATTCTATTTACACCGAATTAGAAGATGGAAAACGGTATGACTTAACTGAAATTTTAAGTGGTGGGAAAGTAGGTGCTATTCTTGATTTAAGAGGAAGGGTCATCTCTTCTTCCGAAAATGGTGGTTATCCTCAAGATGGTACGATTCAAAAGTATATTGATAGCCTCGATACTCTTGCCCAAACATTGATAACAGAAACCAATAATATCTACGCACAAAGTGCGCAAGAGCGTATGCAAAGTCCTCTACTTGATCTTAAATCCAACACGTCTTTACAAAATGCTTACAATAACATTCAAAATGGTACGTTTGATGTAATTGTTTATAACAGCGCAGGGGAAGCAGTGGCTCGTAAAACCATCACTGTGAATAGTTCAACAACCATGGGAGATGATACATTTTCGACCAGCATATTAACCCAAATCAATACCAGTACCGATGACAATAACGATAATAATGGTTTGAATGATGTGGATGATTATTTTCAAGCAACATTTTTAGATGATGGGACATTTGCATTATCTCCCATTGGCAATAACACAGGTTATACAATTGCCCTTGAAGATAATGGTAGTAATTTCCCTGGCGCTATTGGTGTAAGCCAGTTTTTTACAGGAACGAATGCTTCTGATATTAGCGTAGCAACGCAGTATAAAAAAGACCCTTCTTCAATGCAAGGGTACAGCGCACCTATTGATGGGAATAATAAAGTAGCTAATGCAATGGTACAACTGCAATACTCCACGCTTAGTTTTTATTCTCAAAATGGTAGCAGTGTTAAAGAAACACTCTCAGGCTACTACAGTGCACTTACAACAAAAATTGGATCAGATGCTTCTGCTGCTGGAAGTAGCTATAGTACCAATAGTGCACTTTATAACAGTATTTATGAGCAACATCAATCGGTAAGTGGTGTCAATAAAGATGAAGAGCTTGCCAATTTGATTAAGTATCAAAGTTCTTATAGTGCAGCTGCAAAGATTATTACGACAATTGATCAAATGCTTGAAACCCTCTTAGGCATTAAATCATAG
- a CDS encoding tautomerase family protein, with the protein MPYVNIKITKEGASKEQKEKLIFGVTQLLVDVLGKNPATTVVTIDEVDMDNWGIGGVQVSELRKKSKS; encoded by the coding sequence ATGCCCTACGTGAACATTAAAATTACTAAAGAAGGTGCGAGTAAAGAACAAAAGGAAAAGCTTATTTTTGGAGTCACGCAACTTTTAGTTGATGTTTTAGGTAAAAACCCAGCGACTACGGTTGTCACCATTGATGAGGTTGATATGGACAATTGGGGAATTGGCGGTGTTCAAGTGAGTGAATTGCGCAAAAAATCGAAGTCTTAA
- a CDS encoding ABC transporter permease — protein MKRFPLASTTVLVLIFLFCFGGPLFYTVSAYDLNPSAILLAPNSEYLLGTDRLGRDLCARLMLGGQTSLIIGLLSAMSASLLGLMVGISAGFFQKGVDKFIIIMIDLFLTFPTFFLLLALISYMSASLWVLVFVISITGWMGMARLIRSESFAISQAPFIKILRLSHVASFKIIFKYFAPLLAPIFFISFTFGVSGAILAESGLSFLGIGITPPQMSWGVILSEGKEVIDIAWWLSFFPGFFIFLVTFSLINLSDYLQAKSNEKDSVNDV, from the coding sequence GTGAAACGGTTTCCTCTTGCGAGCACCACTGTCTTGGTGCTCATTTTTCTCTTTTGCTTTGGTGGACCTCTTTTTTATACCGTATCTGCGTATGATTTAAATCCTTCTGCCATTTTATTAGCGCCCAACAGTGAGTATCTTTTAGGAACGGATCGTTTAGGTCGAGACCTTTGTGCACGATTAATGTTAGGAGGACAAACTTCTCTTATCATTGGGCTTTTAAGTGCTATGAGTGCTAGTTTATTGGGATTGATGGTTGGTATTAGTGCAGGTTTTTTTCAAAAAGGTGTGGATAAATTTATTATTATTATGATTGATCTCTTCTTAACTTTTCCTACTTTTTTTCTTCTTTTAGCATTGATTAGTTATATGAGTGCATCCCTTTGGGTGCTTGTTTTTGTTATTTCTATTACAGGATGGATGGGGATGGCACGGCTGATTCGTAGTGAAAGTTTTGCCATTTCACAAGCTCCTTTTATAAAAATTCTCAGACTCTCCCATGTAGCTTCTTTTAAGATTATTTTTAAATACTTTGCTCCTTTATTAGCCCCTATTTTTTTTATTAGTTTTACTTTTGGTGTCAGCGGTGCTATTTTAGCAGAGAGTGGTCTTAGCTTTTTAGGCATTGGAATTACGCCACCACAAATGAGTTGGGGGGTTATTTTAAGTGAGGGAAAAGAGGTGATTGACATTGCATGGTGGCTAAGTTTTTTTCCTGGTTTTTTCATTTTTCTCGTTACATTTTCTCTTATTAATCTCTCTGATTACCTTCAAGCAAAAAGTAATGAAAAAGACAGCGTGAATGACGTTTGA